Proteins from a single region of Flavobacterium sp. YJ01:
- a CDS encoding helix-turn-helix domain-containing protein, protein MKNKILTYSLTHHKSLFSYADHKEYFYIETSEHPYISEPYRAESYAIEFLRKGSIIMHTGLETKVVHAPAIIALGPSVIRSFSKNEDEILIDILFFKPQFFLENQANVFFLTQYVFFENNDSNTFSLIKTDESKFQRIFSLIKEVSESQSKHQASILRSYLYILIYEIDGIHKEKIATEIQNPLYEKFKELLFKDFMNFRTVQHYADELNVSRKYLSEVIKKHSGKTASDWISEMVILEAKVLLQDKKMSINQISDLLHFSDQSIFGRFFKNYEGISPLEYRKKQID, encoded by the coding sequence TTGAAGAATAAAATACTCACATATTCCTTAACGCATCACAAGAGTTTATTTTCTTACGCAGATCACAAAGAGTACTTCTATATCGAGACTAGCGAGCATCCTTATATTAGCGAGCCTTATCGTGCCGAAAGCTATGCAATTGAGTTTCTAAGAAAAGGAAGTATAATAATGCATACTGGGCTCGAAACAAAAGTGGTTCATGCTCCAGCTATTATCGCTTTAGGACCTTCGGTAATAAGAAGTTTTTCTAAAAATGAGGACGAAATTCTAATTGATATACTATTTTTTAAACCGCAGTTTTTCCTAGAAAATCAAGCAAATGTGTTTTTTCTAACACAATATGTTTTTTTTGAAAATAATGATAGCAACACATTTTCACTCATCAAAACAGATGAAAGCAAGTTTCAACGTATTTTTAGCTTGATCAAAGAAGTGTCAGAAAGTCAATCGAAGCATCAAGCCTCTATTTTGAGAAGTTATTTGTACATTTTAATTTATGAAATTGATGGTATTCATAAAGAAAAAATTGCCACTGAAATACAAAATCCTTTATATGAAAAGTTTAAAGAACTTCTTTTTAAAGACTTCATGAATTTCAGAACAGTACAGCATTATGCAGATGAATTAAATGTAAGCCGAAAATATTTGTCTGAAGTCATAAAAAAACATAGCGGAAAAACGGCTAGTGATTGGATTAGTGAAATGGTAATTTTGGAAGCTAAAGTTTTGTTGCAGGATAAAAAAATGTCAATCAATCAGATAAGCGATTTACTTCATTTTTCTGATCAATCTATTTTTGGAAGGTTCTTTAAAAACTATGAAGGTATTTCGCCTTTAGAATATCGAAAAAAACAGATCGATTAA
- a CDS encoding sulfite exporter TauE/SafE family protein, whose translation MTILTFTLIMILGAFLAGFIGSLSGLGGGIIIIPLLTIILGVDIHYAIGAALVSVIATSSGSAAAYVKEGITNMRMGIFLEIATTIGAVCGALLSTVAPTSFIAVLFGLTLIFSAINSLRKKEEHIVLESSPLAKKLKLEGTYPTHDGQVVKYGTKNVLGGFSMMGIAGMMSGLLGIGSGAFKVIAMDNIMRVPFKVSTTTSNFMMGVTAMASSVIYIQKGYIEPGICMPVVIGVLFGAMAGAKILVRTNPKKLRIFFACLIFVLAVNMIYNGLNGKI comes from the coding sequence ATGACAATACTTACCTTTACGCTGATTATGATTCTGGGCGCTTTTTTAGCTGGCTTTATCGGTTCATTATCAGGCTTAGGAGGTGGAATTATCATCATTCCGCTTCTTACCATTATTCTTGGTGTCGACATTCATTATGCTATTGGAGCCGCTTTAGTCTCCGTTATCGCAACCTCTTCAGGCTCTGCTGCAGCTTATGTAAAAGAAGGAATTACCAATATGAGAATGGGAATTTTTCTTGAAATCGCCACCACTATCGGAGCCGTTTGCGGTGCATTACTTTCTACCGTTGCTCCTACTTCTTTTATCGCCGTTTTATTCGGTTTAACGTTGATTTTTTCTGCCATTAATTCGCTTCGAAAGAAAGAAGAACACATTGTATTAGAATCTAGTCCGTTGGCTAAAAAACTAAAATTAGAAGGAACTTATCCAACACACGATGGTCAAGTTGTAAAATACGGAACTAAAAATGTTCTTGGTGGTTTTAGCATGATGGGAATTGCAGGAATGATGTCTGGTTTATTAGGAATTGGTTCTGGCGCTTTTAAAGTAATTGCAATGGACAACATTATGAGAGTTCCTTTTAAAGTTTCGACTACAACGAGTAATTTCATGATGGGAGTTACGGCAATGGCGAGTTCTGTAATTTACATTCAAAAAGGATATATTGAACCTGGAATTTGTATGCCTGTTGTCATTGGAGTTTTATTTGGAGCAATGGCTGGTGCTAAAATTTTAGTACGAACCAATCCGAAGAAATTGAGAATCTTTTTTGCCTGTCTGATTTTTGTCTTGGCAGTAAATATGATTTATAACGGACTAAATGGAAAAATCTAA
- a CDS encoding DUF1634 domain-containing protein, producing MEKSNMVQEEKFGEKDFQTIIGNLLRYGVWISLSVAFIGGIVYLMNHGSQIEDYSVFKENDRNIFEVIAAIYQGAIQGDGASLIFTGIILLFLTPVLRVLLSLFSFLLEKDYLYVGITLIVILIIIISISFGFSH from the coding sequence ATGGAAAAATCTAATATGGTACAAGAAGAAAAATTTGGAGAAAAAGATTTTCAAACCATTATCGGAAACTTACTTCGTTATGGCGTTTGGATTTCATTATCAGTCGCTTTTATTGGTGGAATTGTGTATTTAATGAATCACGGAAGCCAAATTGAAGATTATTCTGTTTTTAAAGAAAATGACCGTAATATATTCGAAGTAATTGCTGCTATTTATCAAGGAGCAATTCAGGGAGATGGAGCGTCGTTAATTTTTACAGGAATTATTTTATTGTTTTTAACACCCGTTTTACGTGTTTTGCTTTCGTTATTCTCTTTTTTATTAGAGAAAGATTATCTGTATGTTGGCATTACTTTAATCGTAATTTTGATTATTATTATAAGTATATCATTTGGATTTTCACATTAA
- a CDS encoding LLM class flavin-dependent oxidoreductase — translation MEIGIDSFASAMYGDNNTLSSVDAMEQLLQRIEFADQVGLDVFGIGEHHKKEFLDSATAVILSAAAARTKNIRLASAVSVLSAADPVRVYQSFATLDLISKGRAEIVVGRGSSIEAYPLFGYNLNDYDALFSEKLELLLQIRDNEFVTWQGKFRPAINDLPVYPRALQEKMPIWLGVGGTPESFIRAGSLGLPLMVAVIGGQTHRFKPLVDLYRQAGKAAGYKPEELKVGLHSPGYIGTTTENAIADYYPGYAELWTKLGYERGWPPVTKGKFDGLIDDLGVLIVGSPERAAEKILRHSEALGGVDRFTFQMDNAGLTHKQLMNAIELIGTKLIPLIRKG, via the coding sequence ATGGAAATAGGTATAGACAGTTTTGCTTCGGCAATGTATGGAGACAACAACACGCTGAGCAGTGTTGATGCCATGGAGCAGCTTTTGCAGCGAATTGAATTTGCAGATCAGGTTGGTCTTGATGTTTTCGGAATTGGAGAACATCATAAAAAGGAGTTTTTAGATTCTGCTACCGCTGTTATTTTGAGTGCAGCGGCGGCAAGAACAAAAAATATAAGATTGGCAAGTGCGGTTTCTGTTTTAAGTGCAGCAGATCCTGTTAGAGTTTATCAAAGTTTTGCGACTTTAGATTTAATTTCGAAAGGAAGAGCTGAAATTGTTGTCGGTCGCGGTTCTTCTATTGAAGCTTATCCTCTTTTCGGTTATAATTTGAATGATTATGATGCGCTTTTCAGCGAAAAATTAGAATTGCTTTTACAGATCCGAGATAATGAATTTGTGACTTGGCAAGGGAAATTTCGTCCAGCGATTAACGATTTGCCAGTTTATCCGAGAGCTTTACAGGAAAAAATGCCAATTTGGCTTGGAGTTGGCGGAACACCAGAATCTTTTATAAGAGCGGGTTCTCTCGGACTTCCGTTAATGGTTGCTGTTATTGGCGGACAAACACATCGTTTTAAACCTTTAGTCGATTTATACCGTCAAGCTGGAAAAGCTGCAGGTTATAAACCCGAAGAATTAAAAGTCGGACTGCATTCGCCAGGTTATATTGGCACAACAACAGAAAATGCTATTGCAGATTATTATCCTGGTTATGCCGAATTATGGACAAAATTAGGATATGAAAGAGGCTGGCCTCCTGTAACAAAAGGCAAATTTGATGGCTTAATCGATGATTTGGGAGTTTTAATTGTTGGAAGTCCAGAAAGAGCAGCAGAAAAAATTCTTCGTCATAGTGAAGCTCTCGGTGGTGTTGACCGATTTACTTTTCAAATGGATAATGCAGGGTTAACACACAAACAATTAATGAATGCCATAGAATTAATTGGAACAAAATTGATTCCGTTGATTAGGAAGGGATAA
- a CDS encoding TonB-dependent receptor: protein MKIIFDAKVYFFVLFLSSITMIGQQLGTINGKVSLSGNKPAGDVSVTLKGTKYSDVTSVSGHYEIKNIKPGTYTILLRGVGIQPVEESIVVSSKQATIKNFVLSESQEDLEEVVIKKNKYKQDKPSLSLRLQTPVLEIPQNVQIVSAQTLKDQQITSMSDGVIRNVSGAVRLEHWGDLYTNITMRGSQIQAFRNGFNVVSSFWGPLTEDMSFVDHIEFVKGPAGFMLSSGDPSGLYNVVTKKPTGVTKGEVTATAGSYDFYRVSLDLDGKLDKKGKLLYRFNGSAQNKGSHRQFERNNRYVIAPVLSYQIDDKTKITAEYNFQYANMTEVGSYYVFGPEAGGYATLPVGFTMTQPGLPDTNIQDHSGYLMFEHKFDENWKLSAQTSYFKYIQQGYSSWPGVVGPGPADRDFDGVPEGNLAYGDIIRNVGIWDAESNMYLGQVFVNGKFNTGNVSHKILAGVDLGSKDYMADWGQSHDLDTPANPFNVYNPNYGTPSNGFPQFDHTTPLSVRAKAIGGLMSTEYAAGYIQDELGFFENKVRLTLAGRYTWISQASWGGAPISDSHITPRAGLSVSIDENTSVYGLYDQAFIPQSGVIRNGDKVKPLTGNNTEVGIKRDWFDGSWSTTLSAYSILKKNELTGDPANTPGQQFSVVLGEKRAQGVEFDVRGKIFDGLNLIANYAFTESIVNEVDPAVSAATGIKKGDIVPGYAKHTANAWLNYTLQNGKLKGFGASIGGTFLDGRQTDTWSVGLERLPSYFKLDGGLSYETGKFKVTANVFNILDKYIYSGSYYSWLNAYYWQTEAPRNFRVGVTYKL from the coding sequence ATGAAAATAATTTTTGATGCAAAAGTTTACTTTTTCGTGTTGTTTTTGAGTTCAATAACTATGATTGGACAGCAACTTGGAACAATTAATGGAAAAGTTTCTTTAAGTGGAAATAAACCTGCAGGAGATGTTTCTGTAACTTTAAAAGGAACGAAATATTCAGATGTTACAAGTGTTTCAGGACATTATGAAATTAAAAATATTAAACCAGGAACGTATACGATTCTTTTAAGAGGAGTTGGTATTCAGCCAGTTGAAGAAAGTATTGTGGTAAGTTCAAAACAGGCTACAATTAAAAACTTTGTGCTTTCAGAAAGTCAAGAAGATCTTGAAGAAGTTGTTATTAAAAAGAACAAATACAAGCAAGACAAACCTTCACTGTCATTACGTCTTCAGACTCCAGTTTTAGAAATTCCTCAAAACGTTCAAATTGTAAGTGCTCAAACCTTAAAAGATCAGCAGATTACAAGTATGAGTGATGGAGTTATTCGTAATGTGAGTGGTGCTGTTCGTTTAGAGCACTGGGGAGATTTATATACTAATATTACGATGAGAGGTTCTCAAATTCAGGCTTTTAGAAATGGGTTTAACGTAGTTTCTTCTTTCTGGGGACCGTTGACAGAAGATATGAGTTTTGTAGATCATATTGAATTCGTAAAGGGGCCAGCTGGATTTATGCTTTCTAGCGGTGATCCAAGCGGTTTATATAATGTTGTAACTAAAAAACCAACAGGAGTTACAAAAGGAGAAGTTACCGCAACCGCAGGAAGTTACGACTTTTATAGAGTAAGTCTTGATCTTGATGGAAAATTAGATAAAAAAGGAAAATTATTATATAGATTCAACGGATCTGCACAAAACAAAGGTTCTCACCGTCAATTTGAGAGAAACAACCGTTATGTAATTGCTCCTGTACTTTCTTATCAGATAGATGATAAAACAAAAATTACGGCAGAATACAATTTTCAGTATGCTAATATGACTGAAGTTGGTTCTTACTATGTTTTCGGACCTGAAGCGGGTGGATATGCAACTTTGCCAGTTGGATTTACAATGACACAGCCAGGACTTCCAGATACTAACATTCAGGATCACAGTGGGTATTTAATGTTTGAACATAAATTTGACGAAAACTGGAAACTTAGCGCTCAAACTTCTTATTTTAAATACATTCAGCAAGGATACAGCTCTTGGCCAGGAGTAGTTGGTCCAGGTCCAGCTGATAGAGATTTTGACGGTGTTCCTGAAGGAAATCTTGCTTACGGAGACATTATTAGAAACGTTGGTATTTGGGATGCAGAAAGTAATATGTATTTGGGGCAAGTATTCGTAAATGGAAAATTCAATACTGGAAATGTTTCTCATAAAATATTAGCAGGCGTAGATTTAGGAAGTAAAGATTATATGGCAGATTGGGGACAATCTCATGATTTAGATACTCCAGCAAATCCGTTTAATGTATACAATCCTAATTATGGTACGCCATCTAATGGTTTTCCACAGTTTGATCATACAACACCACTTTCAGTAAGAGCAAAAGCAATTGGTGGTTTAATGAGTACAGAATATGCTGCAGGATATATTCAGGACGAATTAGGTTTCTTTGAAAATAAAGTAAGATTAACACTTGCTGGAAGATACACTTGGATTAGTCAAGCAAGTTGGGGAGGAGCTCCAATTTCTGACAGCCACATTACGCCACGTGCAGGTTTAAGTGTTTCAATTGACGAAAATACTTCTGTTTACGGATTATACGATCAAGCCTTCATTCCGCAATCTGGTGTGATTAGAAATGGTGACAAAGTGAAGCCACTTACTGGTAACAATACAGAAGTTGGTATTAAAAGAGATTGGTTTGATGGTTCATGGAGCACAACTTTATCGGCTTACAGTATCTTGAAAAAGAACGAACTTACTGGTGATCCTGCAAATACTCCAGGACAGCAATTTAGTGTTGTATTAGGAGAAAAAAGAGCACAAGGTGTTGAATTTGACGTAAGAGGAAAAATCTTTGACGGATTAAATTTAATTGCTAATTATGCATTCACAGAATCTATTGTAAACGAAGTTGATCCTGCGGTTTCTGCAGCAACAGGAATTAAAAAAGGTGATATCGTACCAGGTTATGCAAAACATACAGCAAATGCATGGTTAAATTACACGCTTCAAAACGGTAAATTGAAAGGATTTGGTGCTTCTATTGGAGGAACTTTCCTTGACGGACGCCAAACAGATACTTGGAGTGTAGGATTAGAAAGATTACCTTCTTACTTTAAATTAGATGGAGGTTTATCTTATGAAACTGGTAAGTTTAAAGTTACTGCAAACGTATTCAATATCTTAGATAAATATATTTATAGTGGTTCATACTATAGTTGGTTAAATGCTTATTACTGGCAGACTGAAGCACCAAGAAACTTTAGAGTTGGTGTTACTTATAAATTGTAG
- a CDS encoding acetyl-CoA C-acetyltransferase — MKSNTIRKVAIVGYNRIPFARANTAYSNVGNKEMMIAALDGLIDKYNLKGKLLGEVAGGAVIKHTYDNNLIRECVMQTSLDPATPACDLQQACDTGIESAIYIANKIALGQIDSGIAGGVDSISDMPIAVSEKLRKILLEARYAKSLGGKIKSFLKLRPKDLSPLVPRNEESQTGLSMGGHTEITAKYYKISREEQDQFALKSHLNMAKAYDEGFFDDMITPFNGLEKDNNLRRDSTIEKLAKLKPAFDKVNGTLTAGNSTPLTDGASCILLASEEWAKEQGLPILAYITFAEIAAIEYVKNQQNLLLAPLFAASRMLEKAELNLQDFDYYEIHEAFAAQTLATLKIWESPELSAEIGLKKTLGAIDRTKLNVKGSSLAAAHPFAATGGRIIGVMAKLLNEKGSGKGLISICAAGGQGVTMIIEK; from the coding sequence ATGAAATCAAATACCATAAGAAAAGTAGCTATTGTGGGTTATAACAGAATTCCTTTTGCAAGAGCAAATACAGCGTATTCTAATGTCGGCAATAAAGAAATGATGATTGCCGCACTCGATGGTTTAATTGATAAATATAATTTGAAAGGAAAATTATTAGGTGAAGTTGCCGGTGGTGCTGTTATTAAGCATACTTACGACAATAATTTGATTCGCGAATGTGTCATGCAAACTAGCTTAGATCCTGCAACGCCTGCCTGCGATTTACAACAAGCTTGTGACACTGGAATTGAAAGTGCCATTTATATTGCCAATAAAATTGCATTAGGACAGATTGATTCTGGGATTGCTGGTGGCGTAGATTCAATCAGCGATATGCCAATTGCAGTAAGTGAAAAACTTAGAAAAATATTGTTAGAAGCTAGATATGCAAAATCATTAGGCGGAAAAATTAAATCATTTTTAAAACTTCGCCCAAAAGATTTGAGTCCGCTTGTGCCTAGAAATGAAGAATCTCAAACGGGACTTTCAATGGGCGGACATACTGAAATTACAGCTAAATATTATAAAATATCTCGCGAAGAACAGGATCAATTTGCGCTAAAAAGTCATTTAAATATGGCAAAAGCTTACGATGAAGGCTTTTTTGATGATATGATTACGCCTTTTAACGGATTAGAAAAAGACAATAATCTAAGAAGAGATTCTACAATTGAAAAATTGGCCAAATTAAAACCCGCTTTTGATAAAGTAAATGGAACCTTGACAGCAGGAAATTCAACTCCTTTAACAGATGGAGCATCTTGCATACTTTTGGCTAGCGAAGAATGGGCAAAAGAACAAGGACTTCCTATTTTAGCTTATATTACTTTTGCTGAAATTGCAGCAATCGAATATGTGAAAAATCAACAGAATTTATTGTTAGCGCCATTATTTGCTGCATCAAGAATGCTTGAAAAGGCAGAATTAAACCTGCAAGATTTTGATTATTATGAAATTCATGAAGCTTTTGCAGCTCAAACTTTAGCAACTTTAAAAATATGGGAAAGTCCTGAATTGAGTGCTGAAATAGGTTTAAAGAAAACACTTGGCGCAATTGACCGTACTAAATTAAATGTAAAAGGCAGCAGTCTAGCAGCCGCTCATCCATTTGCCGCAACTGGAGGCAGAATTATTGGTGTAATGGCAAAATTACTAAACGAAAAAGGTTCTGGAAAAGGATTAATTTCCATTTGTGCCGCAGGCGGACAAGGCGTTACAATGATAATTGAGAAATAA
- a CDS encoding PQQ-dependent sugar dehydrogenase, with amino-acid sequence MKKQLLYSIRKPQLLYLLLIFGLLVSSKTYSQYITQNLTPTSVIKEGLALEQSSDGRIFIAERGGIVKVFQNNIVSTVFTVTTVTDNEQGLLGITLHPDFATNGYIYVFYSINDGTVIRHRIERIKIDNANQVVNRQEILLLEPIGGGFHNGGDLKFFNGYLYVTVGDSQQNTNSQDLDTYKGKILRLTEDGQPAPGNPYYGSGSVQRQSIWVYGFRNPWRLVANPVANKLFVLDVGTSWEEVNEISNPAIRNYAWGHPQGGDGKQTETNLFTNPIFTYATGSIGNALTNGVLYNPAISRYPNMQGKFIIKDFVRTEIRSFDPNVADPVSTVFFTAPQQQALGMMLGNDGYIYYCAYGNNGSLIKLDYIETAAPTIVNHPVSQSIMETNPVTFTVSASGTGLTYQWQFNNVNINGATGATYTIPNVTNANAGAYKVIVTNTAGNVTSNPATLTVTPFSNKPTVTIVSPLPTLKWNADDIVPFEAIATDVEDGTLPASAFSWSIDLFHEDIPGAGHSHPGASPQGVKSGNFTASNQGEKTPNVWYRFTVKVTDSNGLTGTAFVDIKPNLVDVTATSSPVPLNLEFNQKPVTAPSTKQVVANAALQTLNAPTPQYVGNIRYDFDHWSQGGLANQSFKAPASGAITYTAFYTSTTLQNAPYQGIIAQIPGTIEAENYDIGPGAVLDKNGGGDTAYRPGDGVGTEACNEGGFNLAYVAKDEWLKYTAKVNTTGNYTINLRIATPYNTRKLHLEVDGVNATGVVNIPNTGGFQNWQTVAVPNIALTQGTHVITLYFEENDINVNKMEFVLSASTTAPIADFEFTPQMGCLNTAVTFTSVSVGTVDTYSWNFGNNAQPATATGIGPHSVIFSTEGTRQVSLTVSNSNGNNTKTVSYMVENCNLGVENPNEESNKILVYPNPSKGIFHLSKELEWTVYSTTGSKIKHGSGNVISISEFATGIYFIKTNASSKAIPITKQ; translated from the coding sequence ATGAAAAAACAATTACTTTATAGTATCAGGAAACCGCAATTATTATATCTGTTATTAATTTTTGGTTTACTTGTTTCCTCAAAAACCTACAGCCAATATATTACTCAAAATCTAACGCCGACTTCTGTAATTAAAGAAGGTTTAGCTTTAGAACAATCTTCAGACGGAAGAATTTTTATCGCAGAACGAGGCGGTATAGTAAAGGTATTTCAAAACAACATTGTTTCGACTGTTTTTACTGTTACAACTGTTACAGATAACGAACAGGGATTATTGGGGATAACTTTACATCCAGATTTTGCTACCAACGGCTACATTTACGTTTTTTATTCTATTAATGATGGAACTGTAATACGTCATCGCATTGAGAGAATCAAAATAGATAATGCCAATCAAGTGGTCAATAGACAAGAAATTTTGCTCTTGGAACCAATTGGCGGTGGATTTCATAATGGAGGAGATTTAAAGTTTTTCAATGGTTATCTTTATGTCACTGTTGGTGACAGTCAACAAAATACAAACTCTCAGGACTTAGATACCTATAAAGGAAAAATTCTTCGTTTAACCGAAGATGGACAGCCAGCACCTGGAAATCCGTATTACGGAAGCGGTTCTGTACAAAGACAAAGCATCTGGGTTTACGGTTTCAGAAATCCATGGAGATTGGTTGCAAATCCTGTTGCCAACAAATTATTTGTTCTAGATGTTGGCACTTCATGGGAAGAAGTAAATGAAATCAGTAATCCTGCTATTCGCAATTACGCTTGGGGACATCCGCAGGGAGGAGATGGAAAGCAAACTGAAACTAATTTATTTACCAATCCGATATTTACTTACGCAACTGGAAGTATTGGAAACGCATTGACAAATGGTGTTTTATATAATCCTGCCATTTCGAGATATCCGAATATGCAAGGGAAATTTATTATAAAAGATTTTGTTCGAACAGAAATTAGGTCATTTGATCCAAATGTTGCAGATCCTGTTTCAACGGTCTTTTTTACAGCTCCACAACAACAAGCATTGGGAATGATGTTAGGTAATGACGGCTACATCTATTATTGTGCTTACGGAAATAACGGTTCTTTAATCAAACTCGATTATATTGAAACTGCTGCTCCAACAATTGTTAATCATCCTGTTTCTCAATCTATAATGGAAACTAATCCTGTTACTTTTACAGTTTCGGCGAGCGGGACAGGTTTAACATATCAATGGCAGTTTAATAATGTAAATATCAATGGTGCAACTGGGGCAACATATACAATCCCAAATGTAACCAATGCAAATGCAGGAGCTTACAAAGTGATTGTCACAAATACTGCTGGAAACGTAACCAGCAATCCTGCAACCTTGACCGTAACGCCATTTAGCAATAAACCAACGGTAACAATTGTTTCTCCATTACCAACATTAAAATGGAATGCAGATGACATCGTACCTTTTGAAGCTATAGCTACTGATGTTGAAGACGGAACATTGCCCGCAAGTGCTTTTTCTTGGAGCATCGATCTTTTCCACGAAGATATTCCCGGCGCTGGTCATTCACATCCCGGAGCAAGTCCGCAAGGTGTGAAATCAGGAAATTTTACGGCGTCCAATCAAGGAGAAAAAACACCAAATGTTTGGTATCGTTTTACCGTAAAAGTCACAGACAGCAATGGTTTAACGGGAACTGCTTTTGTAGATATTAAACCCAATCTAGTAGATGTTACGGCGACAAGTTCACCTGTTCCGCTAAATTTAGAATTCAACCAAAAACCGGTTACAGCGCCTTCAACAAAACAAGTTGTGGCAAATGCTGCTTTACAAACTTTAAATGCACCAACCCCTCAATATGTTGGAAATATTCGTTATGATTTTGATCATTGGAGTCAAGGCGGATTGGCTAATCAGTCTTTTAAAGCTCCTGCCTCGGGAGCAATTACTTACACTGCATTTTATACTTCAACAACTCTTCAAAATGCACCTTACCAAGGAATAATTGCTCAAATACCCGGAACTATTGAAGCTGAAAATTACGATATTGGTCCTGGAGCGGTTTTAGATAAAAACGGCGGCGGCGATACTGCTTACAGACCCGGCGATGGTGTTGGAACTGAAGCTTGTAATGAAGGCGGATTTAATCTTGCTTATGTTGCTAAAGATGAATGGTTAAAATACACAGCAAAAGTAAATACAACTGGAAATTATACCATCAATCTTAGAATTGCTACTCCATATAATACCCGAAAACTCCATCTTGAAGTAGATGGTGTCAATGCAACTGGAGTAGTAAATATTCCAAACACAGGAGGTTTTCAGAACTGGCAGACTGTTGCTGTTCCAAACATAGCATTAACACAGGGCACACATGTTATCACTTTGTACTTTGAAGAAAATGACATCAATGTAAATAAAATGGAATTTGTATTGTCTGCAAGCACCACTGCTCCTATTGCCGATTTTGAATTTACGCCACAAATGGGCTGTTTAAATACGGCTGTTACTTTTACTTCTGTTTCTGTAGGCACTGTAGATACTTATTCTTGGAATTTTGGCAACAATGCACAACCTGCAACAGCAACTGGAATTGGTCCACATTCGGTAATTTTTTCTACGGAAGGAACTAGACAAGTGTCATTAACTGTGAGCAATTCAAACGGAAATAATACCAAAACGGTTTCTTATATGGTTGAAAATTGCAATTTAGGTGTCGAAAATCCAAATGAAGAATCCAACAAAATTCTGGTCTATCCAAATCCGTCAAAAGGAATATTTCACTTGTCAAAAGAACTAGAATGGACTGTATATTCTACCACTGGAAGTAAAATCAAACATGGCTCAGGAAATGTGATTTCAATTTCTGAATTTGCTACTGGAATTTATTTCATCAAAACCAATGCAAGCAGTAAAGCGATTCCAATTACGAAACAATAA